A window of the Hypomesus transpacificus isolate Combined female chromosome 10, fHypTra1, whole genome shotgun sequence genome harbors these coding sequences:
- the pi15b gene encoding peptidase inhibitor 15, with the protein MRGINVLTNLVLLFNVTSGFIVNSTDYTPAGNLTDMKSTLNQSVSPIIPKSRRKRYISQYDMVAILDYHNQVRASVFPPAANMEYMLWDDGLARTAEAWAATCLWEHGPPYLLRFYGQNLSVRTGGYRSILQLVKPWYDEVKDYLFPYPRDCNPRCPMRCYGPMCTHYTQMVWASTNRVGCAVQTCYNMMVWGALWREATYLVCNYSPKGNWIGDAPYSVGVPCSACPPSYGGSCSNNMCYPGVQSNYMYWFK; encoded by the exons ATGAGAGGCATCAACGTCTTGACCAACTTGGTCCTTCTGTTCAATGTAACAAGTGGATTTATCGTCAACTCGACAGATTACACGCCAGCGGGCAATCTAACTGACATGAAATCCACCCTAAATCAGTCAGTCTCTCCGATCATTCCAAAATCCAGACGGAAGCGTTACATTTCTCAGTATGATATGGTAGCCATTCTCGACTATCACAATCAAGTGCGCGCGAGCGTCTTTCCACCTGCCGCAAATATGGAATACATG TTGTGGGACGATGGTCTGGCCCGGACTGCAGAGGCCTGGGCAGCTACCTGTCTGTGGGAACACGGACCACCATACCTGCTGAGGTTTTACGGCCAGAACCTGTCAGTCAGAACTGGAGG CTACCGCTCCATCTTGCAGCTTGTGAAGCCGTGGTATGATGAAGTCAAGGATTATCTGTTCCCCTACCCCAGAGACTGCAATCCCCGCTGCCCAATGCGCTGCTATGGCCCCATGTGCACTCACTACACTCAG ATGGTATGGGCCAGTACAAACAGAGTGGGCTGTGCGGTCCAGACTTGCTACAACATGATGGTGTGGGGAGCCTTGTGGAGAGAGGCAACCTACCTGGTATGCAACTACTCACCTAA GGGTAATTGGATAGGTGACGCCCCCTACAGTGTTGGGGTGCCATGCTCCGCGTGCCCTCCCAGCTACGGAGGCTCCTGTAGCAACAACATGTGCTACCCTGGGGTCCAGTCCAACTACATGTACTGGTTCAAGTAA
- the crispld1b gene encoding cysteine-rich secretory protein LCCL domain-containing 1b — protein MVNSPGDQHSTCVNIPAAGYWLSGYFFVVSYSYSQTIIIMTFLLRDWLRCMALLFLSQTMVVSMVIPNSTHLESILEKYMDKDDEWWVAKQRGKRAISQGDMHLILDLHNKLRGQVYPQASNMEYMVWDYELERSAEHWAHTCLWEHGPTHLLTQIGQNLGAHWGRDRPPTFHVQAWYDEVRDYSYPYPQECNPHCPFRCSGPVCTHYTQMVWATSSRIGCAINVCYNMNVWGMIWTKAVYLVCNYSPPGNWWGHAPYKHGSPCSACPPSYAGGCRDNLCYKEGGVDRRPAPETEETNYIEPEPSREREGRPLPQAPSPNDNVERNEVVSTEQMCQQVSCETKLRDQCKGTTCNRYECPPGCLHSHGKVAGTEYYDMQSSVCGAGLHAGIIDNDGGWLDITRLGRKPHFTNSYKNGVQSLEKNRSANSFSVATVPVKAVTCETIVAKFCPFKKPVRHCPRLFCPRNCLRETQARVIGTKHYSDKSSICRAAIHAGVIQNDSGGYLDVMPVDRRKQYSGSYQNAVTSESLQNPTSGKAFRVFAVI, from the exons ATGGTAAACTCACCAGGAGATCAACATTCCACATGTGTTAACATTCCTGCTGCTGGATATTGGTTATCGGGATATTTCTTTGTTGTAAG CTACAGCTATTCTCaaaccatcatcatcatgacCTTCCTTCTTCGGGATTGGCTTAGATGCATGGCATTGCTCTTCCTGTCCCAGACCATGGTGGTTTCTATGGTGATCCCTAACTCCACCCACCTGGAGTCCATATTGGAGAAGTACATGGACAAGGATGATGAATGGTGGGTGGCCAAGCAGAGGGGTAAGAGAGCCATCTCCCAGGGAGACATGCACCTCATTCTGGACCTGCACAACAAGCTGCGTGGCCAGGTCTATCCACAGGCCTCCAACATGGAATACATG GTGTGGGACTATGAGCTGGAGCGGAGCGCTGAACACTGGGCACACACCTGTCTGTGGGAACACGGACCCACCCACCTCCTAACACAGATAGGACAGAATCTCGGAGCACActggggaag AGACCGCCCCCCCACTTTCCACGTCCAGGCCTGGTATGATGAGGTGAGGGACTACAGCTACCCTTACCCCCAGGAGTGTAACCCTCACTGCCCCTTCAGGTGCTCCGGACCCGTCTGCACTCACTACACACAA ATGGTGTGGGCTACAAGTAGTCGTATTGGCTGTGCCATCAACGTGTGCTACAACATGAACGTGTGGGGAATGATTTGGACCAAAGCTGTCTACCTGGTCTGCAACTACTCGCCACC GGGAAACTGGTGGGGCCACGCCCCTTACAAACATGGCAGCCCATGCTCTGCCTGCCCGCCCAGCTATGCCGGGGGCTGCAGGGACAACCTCTGCTACAAAG agggaggagtggacagaCGTCCAGCTCCAGAAACTGAGGAGACCAACTACATTGAGCCAGAGCCCTCCAGAGAGCGAGAGGGTcgtcccctcccccaggccccctcGCCCAATGACAACGTGGAGAGGAATGAAGTGGTCAGCACAGAGCAGATGT GCCAGCAGGTGTCCTGTGAGACCAAACTACGGGACCAGTGTAAAGGAACCACCTGTAACAG GTACGAGTGTCCTCCAGGTTGCCTGCACAGCCATGGGAAAGTGGCCGGGACCGAGTACTACGACATG CAATCCAGCGTCTGTGGAGCAGGTTTGCATGCTGGGATCATTGACAATGACGGAGGCTGGCTTGACATCACCAGGCTGGGGAGGAAACCACATTTCACCAACTCCTACAAGAACGGGGTGCAGTCACTGGA GAAGAACCGGAGTGCTAATTCCTTTTCAGTCGCCACAGTACCAG TGAAAGCAGTCACGTGTGAGACCATTGTTGCAAAGTTCTGCCCATTTAAGAAACCGGTACGGCACTGTCCAAG GTTGTTTTGTCCCAGGAACTGTCTTCGTGAGACTCAGGCCAGAGTCATCGGTACCAAACATTACTCTGAC AAATCGAGTATCTGCCGAGCAGCCATCCATGCTGGTGTGATCCAGAATGACTCTGGGGGCTATCTGGACGTGATGCCTGTGGACAGGAGGAAACAGTACAGTGGAAGCTACCAGAACGCTGTCACCTCAGAGAG TCTTCAGAACCCAACAAGTGGCAAGGCATTCCGAGTCTTTGCAGTCATTTGA